From the genome of Dryobates pubescens isolate bDryPub1 chromosome 5, bDryPub1.pri, whole genome shotgun sequence, one region includes:
- the DLL4 gene encoding delta-like protein 4, producing the protein MTALRIFGLTFLLMILQQRVSGSGVFQLELHEFVNSHGYLASGKPCSPHCRTFFRVCLKHFQAVVSPGACTFGSIITPVLGINSFSIKDTERFDSPIKLPFNFTWPGTFSLIIQAWHAPANYLPEGSRPPSEEWLISQMSIQRSLSVGEGWSQDVQSGPQTQLRYSYRVVCSENYYGESCSRLCKRRDDRFGHYVCEADGSLACLPGWTGEYCTEPICLSGCTEQNGYCNKPGECICRPGWQGRYCDECIPHIGCRHGTCKTQWQCICDEGWGGLFCDQDLNYCTHHRPCKNGATCMNTGQGSYTCSCRPGFTGVDCEHEISECDSNPCRNGGSCTDMENGYHCLCPPGYYGTHCEHSALTCIDSPCFNGGTCLEKEQGASYTCVCPFGFTGSNCEKKVDRCTSNPCANDGNCFYLGQIRVCRCRAGFTGQKCEININDCARNPCSNGGTCHDLINDYTCTCLPGYSGRNCDIKTRDECASGPCENGGTCYSGLYSANFVCYCPSGFMGNRCELPVYSVPVTLPPKPVPWIAISMGVGLVALLILFCMIAMVIRQMRMQPEQDLETMNNLSDFQKDNLIPASQLKNTNKNKDLEVDCGLEKSNYKPKNHKLDYNLVKDLTSRGTQEDKYYKSEKCLGEKSPLRLHSEKPECRISAICSPRDSMYQSVFVITEERNECIIATEV; encoded by the exons ATGACAGCCTTGCGCATCTTTGGCTTGACGTTTCTGTTAATGATTTTACAGCAG AGGGTGTCCGGCTCTGGCGTCTTTCAGCTAGAGCTGCACGAATTCGTGAACAGCCACGGGTACCTGGCCAGCGGgaagccctgctccccccactGCAGGACCTTCTTTCGAGTCTGTTTGAAGCATTTTCAGGCAGTGGTCTCCCCGGGAGCCTGCACTTTCGGCAGCATCATCACCCCGGTTCTGGGAATAAACTCCTTCAGCATCAAGGATACAGAGAGATTTGACAGCCCCATTAAGTTGCCCTTTAACTTCACGTGGCCG GGCACCTTCTCGCTGATCATCCAGGCCTGGCACGCGCCCGCCAACTACCTGCCGGAAG gctcccGGCCGCCCTCTGAGGAGTGGCTCATCAGCCAGATGTCCATCCAGCGGTCGCTGTCGGTGGGCGAGGGCTGGTCGCAGGACGTGCAGAGCGGCCCGCAGACCCAGCTGCGTTACTCCTACCGGGTGGTCTGCAGCGAGAACTACTATGGCGAGAGCTGCTCCCGCCTCTGCAAGCGCCGCGACGACCGCTTTGGACACTACGTGTGTGAGGCGGACGGCAGCTTGGCCTGCCTGCCCGGCTGGACCGGCGAGTACTGCACCGAGC CCATCTGTCTGTCTGGGTGTACTGAACAGAACGGATATTGCAACAAGCCTGGAGAGTGCAT CTGCCGTCCTGGTTGGCAAGGCCGCTACTGTGATGAATGCATTCCCCATATAGGCTGCCGCCACGGGACTTGTAAAACACAATGGCAGTGCATATGTGATGAAGGATGGGGTGGCCTCTTCTGTGATCAAG ATCTGAACTACTGCACTCACCACAGACCGTGCAAAAACGGAGCAACTTGCATGAACACTGGCCAGGGCAGCTACACCTGTTCCTGCAGACCGGGCTTCACTGGGGTTGACTGCGAGCACGAGATCAGCGAGTGTGACAGCAATCCCTGCAGGAATGGCGGCAGCTGCACG GACATGGAGAACGGTTACCActgcctgtgcccccctggCTACTACGGCACTCACTGCGAGCACAGCGCTCTGACCTGCATCGATTCTCCCTGCTTTAACGGCGGCACATGCCTGGAAAAAGAGCAAGGGGCCAGCTACACTTGTGTTTGCCCTTTTGGCTTCACAGGGTCAAACTGTGAGAAGAAAGTAGACAGGTGCACAAGCAACCCCTGTGCAAACG ACGGTAACTGCTTTTACCTCGGTCAGATCCGTGTGTGTCGTTGTCGGGCTGGCTTCACTGGTCAGAAATGCGAGATAAACATCAATGATTGTGCCAGAAACCCATGTTCCAATGGGGGAACTTGTCATGACCTAATCAACGACTACACCTGCACCTGCTTGCCAGGCTACAGTGGCAGGAACTGTGACATCAAAACCAGAGATGAATGTGCTTCTGGGCCTTGTGAGAATGGAGGCACATGCTACAGTGGACTTTATAGTGCCAACTTTGTCTGCTATTGTCCTTCTGGCTTCATGGGCAACCGTTGTGAGTTGCCAGTTTATTCAGTGCCTGTTACACTTCCTCCTAAACCAGTCCCCTGGATTGCTATATCCATGGGGGTGGGGCTGGTGGCTTTGCTCATACTGTTCTGCATGATAGCGATGGTCATCAGGCAGATGAGGAtgcaaccagagcaggactTGGAGACAATGAACAACCTGTCTGATTTCCAAAAGGACAATCTcatcccagcttcccagctcaaaaacaccaacaaaaataaAGACCTTGAAGTGGACTGTGGGCTGGAGAAATCGAACTACAAACCCAAGAATCATAAACTGGACTACAATCTGGTAAAAGACCTGACAAGTAGAGGGACACAGGAAGATAAATATTACAAAAGTGAAAAGTGTTTAGGAGaaaagtctcccctcagactaCACAG TGAAAAGCCGGAGTGTAGGATATCAGCGATATGCTCTCCAAGGGATTCCATGTACCAGTCCGTCTTTGTGATAACAGAAGAAAGGAATGAGTGCATCATAGCTACAGAG GTATAA